The nucleotide sequence TACCAAACTGCTCACGCAAGTAAGGCAACATCTTATCTACCACGCGCGGATCGATCGGAGTGGTAGCCGAATAGTCCATATAAACCGGAAAATGCTTAGGACTAAACATCGGGATTGACTGCTGGGGAATGTCTTGTGGTGCGTTCATTTTTTGCTTATCGATTTATGGGTAAAGAGATGAATCTCTTGGATTAACTTTGCCGAGCCAAATTAAAAACAGAATTCACAAGAGGACGCTTCGGGGCATCTTCTTTCTTTGCTGCGACTGCTGGTGCTAGCTTTTCTGCTTTAACACTGTCAGCCTTGATTTTCTTGGGACGCAAATCATGCAATACGATTCCACGTCCAGACTGCTGGTGCACCAAGTCTCGTAGTGACACGGAACTCAAGTACTCCACCATCTTCGCATTCAAATTCGACCAAAGATCATGGGTCATGCAATGACCTTGACTTTCCTCGTCGCTATGACAATTGCCCTTACCGCCACACTGCGTTGCATCCAGGGGCTCATCAACGGCCACAATGATGTCAGCCACACTAATTTCCTCAGATTTACGGGCCAGGGTGTAACCACCGCCAGGACCACGAGTACTTTCAACGATGTTGAAACGGCGTAACTTGCCAAATAGTTGCTCTAAATAAGAGAGAGAAATCTTCTGTCTTTGGCTAATTCCGGCCAAAGTTACAGGCCCGTGCGTCTCACGCAGGGCTAAATCGATCATTGCGGTTACTGCAAAACGGCCTTTAGTTGTAAGTCTCATATGTCACCTTGGTAATGGATTGTTATGGACAGCTAACAGTCGGGCGGGTAATACCCGACCATTCCACTCAACTTTACCATATACCCCACTAAATTGCTCAGGAATTAACCCCTCAATTTAGATGGCGTCTCGGGAACGTGCGCCAAATGCCATTTCCTTCACCTTAGTCAATCTATCGCGGGTGGAAGCGGCCTTCTCAAACTCCAAATTCTTGGCCTCAGAGTTCATTTGCTTCTCTAAACGCTTGATTTCGCTGGCTAAATCCTTCTCGCCCATATCCTCATAGCGCGCCCGCTCCTGCTCAACTTGCATCTCAGAGCGCTTCTCTTTGACGTCATAGACCCCATCAATAATGTCTTTAATGCGCTTTTTAACGCCACGGGGCTCAATCCCATTAGCCTTATTGAAAGCAATTTGTTTGGTGCGACGACGCTCGGTTTCGCCCATGGCTCGCTTCATGGAATCGGTAATGCGGTCAGCATACA is from Polynucleobacter sp. MG-Unter2-18 and encodes:
- a CDS encoding Fe-S cluster assembly transcription factor, encoding MRLTTKGRFAVTAMIDLALRETHGPVTLAGISQRQKISLSYLEQLFGKLRRFNIVESTRGPGGGYTLARKSEEISVADIIVAVDEPLDATQCGGKGNCHSDEESQGHCMTHDLWSNLNAKMVEYLSSVSLRDLVHQQSGRGIVLHDLRPKKIKADSVKAEKLAPAVAAKKEDAPKRPLVNSVFNLARQS